In one Sporosarcina sp. 6E9 genomic region, the following are encoded:
- a CDS encoding restriction endonuclease subunit S: protein MFTLQEFNESLNIPYRLDAKRVKTVFIEKQHKNKLHFTKENVVLVHLLTQTALAMPKKHESLLIPSNFVVIEFNSTVDAQFFEWYFNEHPMIRKQIARNTQGAVISTLSIANLRELEVDLPLLEKQRKIGRISQLQRKKNILAKEKMFLERMLIKQTILNQLEE, encoded by the coding sequence TTGTTTACCTTACAAGAATTTAATGAATCGCTGAATATACCATATCGATTAGACGCTAAGCGGGTTAAAACAGTGTTTATTGAGAAACAGCATAAGAATAAGTTGCATTTCACAAAAGAAAATGTTGTGTTAGTGCACCTTTTAACTCAAACAGCGCTAGCAATGCCAAAAAAGCACGAGTCACTACTAATACCGTCAAACTTTGTTGTGATTGAATTCAACAGTACCGTTGATGCTCAATTTTTTGAGTGGTACTTCAATGAACATCCAATGATACGGAAACAAATTGCCAGAAACACACAAGGCGCTGTTATTTCTACATTGTCCATTGCAAACCTTCGTGAGTTAGAAGTTGATTTGCCTTTACTCGAAAAACAAAGGAAAATAGGTAGAATATCTCAATTACAACGAAAAAAGAATATTTTAGCGAAAGAAAAAATGTTTTTGGAAAGAATGCTAATTAAGCAAACAATACTTAATCAATTGGAGGAATGA
- a CDS encoding type I restriction endonuclease subunit R, translating into MSYQSEAQLEKKMIEQLILQGYESVKINDYDALVENFRKQVNRFNEKKLDGKPLTDVEFNRLLTLVDGKSIFDSAKILRDKQIIEREDGTELYIELFNTREWCKNLFQVTTQTTVVGTYMNRYDVTLLINGLPLVQIELKRRGLDFKEAFNQIQRYRRHSYKGLYRYLQIFVISNGVDTKYFSNSDGEILFGHTFFWSDEKNQIITNLNEFTTDFLEKCHVAKMIARYMVLNETDKLLMVMRPYQVYAVEALVNRALETKNNGYIWHTTGSGKTLTSFKASQILANEPHIKKVLFLIDRKDLDGQTIAEFNKFQKGSVDTTDKTDVLVEQIQDIMNPIIVTTIQKMANAVKNPRYAKIMDQYRDERVIFVIDECHRSQFGKMRTMIAKHFQNAQYFGFTGTPRFIENKSQDGRTTADLFDKCLHTYLIKEAIRDGNVLGFSVEYNKTVHSSVDETDPTQVQGIDTDEVWMHEDRMQLVTQNILEHHERRARNKGYTAIFTVESIPMLIKYYDLFEKHNHNLKVAGIFSYGANEDSEGKDEHSRDSLERMIKDYNELFKTNYSTDTYDSYFSDVSKRVKTAQIDILIVVKMFLTGFDSKTLNTLYVDKFLKHHDLLQAYSRTNRVEKATKPYGNIICYRNLKDETDEAIRLFSQTDSVDDVLMKSYNEYLGMFLTALRQVKEMAASPVEVDALVREEDQKQFVDAFKQLTRMLVRLQTFTEFEFDPEILEIDSQTYEDYKSKYLKIADNVKRAVEKISILQDVDFELELMHTDRINVSYIMNLIRDIDLDNEEELKEKIRFIEEEIERADSPELRLKVDLIKGFLQKVVPGLTNEDSIDDAYNKYEEQAREEEINQFATGMGLPSSDLKEYIEEYEYSNIIDQTKISDSLQVSLLVKSQMAHNIISFIQENTERYSV; encoded by the coding sequence TTGTCATATCAATCGGAAGCACAATTAGAAAAAAAGATGATTGAGCAACTTATTCTACAAGGATATGAAAGTGTTAAGATTAATGACTATGATGCACTTGTTGAAAATTTTCGTAAACAAGTCAATCGATTTAATGAAAAGAAATTAGATGGAAAACCACTAACTGACGTTGAATTTAATCGTTTATTGACATTAGTTGATGGAAAAAGTATATTCGACTCAGCTAAAATTCTTCGGGATAAACAAATTATCGAAAGAGAAGATGGAACAGAGCTTTATATAGAGCTTTTCAATACACGTGAATGGTGTAAGAACTTGTTTCAAGTTACGACACAAACTACAGTTGTTGGGACTTATATGAATCGGTATGATGTAACATTATTGATCAATGGTTTGCCTCTCGTCCAAATTGAATTGAAAAGAAGAGGCTTAGATTTTAAAGAGGCCTTTAATCAAATTCAAAGATACCGAAGGCATTCATATAAAGGGTTATATCGATACCTTCAAATATTCGTAATTAGTAATGGCGTGGATACAAAATATTTTTCAAACTCAGATGGTGAAATACTCTTTGGACATACATTCTTCTGGTCAGATGAAAAGAATCAGATTATCACAAACTTAAATGAATTCACAACTGATTTTCTAGAAAAATGTCATGTTGCCAAAATGATTGCACGATATATGGTATTAAATGAAACGGATAAGCTGTTGATGGTTATGAGACCTTATCAAGTCTATGCAGTAGAGGCACTAGTAAATCGGGCATTAGAAACGAAAAACAATGGATATATATGGCATACAACAGGTTCGGGAAAGACACTTACATCATTTAAAGCGAGTCAAATCTTGGCGAATGAACCACATATTAAAAAAGTGTTGTTTCTTATAGACAGGAAAGATTTAGATGGTCAGACGATTGCGGAGTTTAACAAGTTTCAAAAAGGTTCAGTGGATACGACAGATAAGACTGACGTTCTTGTTGAACAGATTCAAGACATTATGAATCCGATTATAGTAACGACGATACAAAAGATGGCAAATGCAGTTAAGAATCCTAGATATGCTAAAATTATGGATCAGTACCGAGATGAACGTGTCATTTTTGTTATTGATGAGTGTCATCGAAGTCAATTCGGAAAGATGCGTACAATGATTGCAAAACATTTCCAGAATGCACAATACTTTGGTTTTACAGGGACACCACGTTTTATAGAAAATAAAAGTCAAGATGGTCGAACAACCGCCGATCTTTTTGACAAATGCTTACATACGTATTTGATCAAGGAAGCAATTCGAGATGGTAACGTATTAGGATTTTCAGTAGAATACAATAAAACCGTGCACTCTTCTGTTGATGAAACTGATCCAACGCAGGTTCAGGGAATTGATACAGATGAAGTTTGGATGCATGAAGACCGCATGCAACTTGTAACACAAAACATTTTGGAACACCATGAACGTAGAGCTAGAAATAAAGGGTATACTGCAATTTTCACTGTAGAATCGATACCTATGCTCATTAAGTATTATGATTTATTTGAGAAACATAATCATAATTTAAAAGTAGCTGGAATTTTCTCGTATGGGGCAAATGAAGATAGTGAAGGAAAAGATGAGCATTCGAGAGATAGCTTAGAAAGAATGATTAAAGATTACAATGAACTATTTAAAACGAATTATTCTACGGACACATATGATAGTTACTTTTCCGATGTCTCCAAACGTGTAAAAACAGCGCAGATTGATATTTTAATCGTTGTAAAAATGTTCTTAACTGGATTTGATAGTAAAACGCTTAATACACTTTATGTCGATAAATTTTTAAAACATCACGACTTGTTACAAGCATACAGTCGAACAAACCGAGTTGAAAAAGCGACAAAGCCTTATGGAAATATTATCTGTTATCGTAATTTAAAAGATGAAACAGATGAGGCGATTCGTCTGTTTTCTCAAACGGATTCTGTCGATGATGTTTTAATGAAAAGTTATAATGAGTATCTAGGAATGTTTTTAACCGCATTACGACAAGTAAAAGAGATGGCAGCTTCTCCCGTGGAAGTTGATGCATTAGTACGCGAAGAAGACCAAAAGCAGTTTGTAGATGCATTTAAACAATTAACTAGGATGCTTGTCCGACTTCAAACTTTTACAGAATTTGAATTTGATCCTGAAATACTTGAAATAGATAGTCAAACGTATGAAGATTACAAAAGTAAATATTTGAAAATAGCGGATAATGTTAAACGAGCGGTGGAAAAAATATCTATTTTACAAGATGTAGACTTCGAGCTTGAACTTATGCATACGGATCGGATTAATGTTAGCTACATTATGAATTTAATTCGGGATATTGATTTGGATAACGAGGAGGAACTGAAAGAAAAAATTCGGTTTATTGAAGAAGAAATAGAGCGTGCGGATAGCCCGGAGTTGCGATTGAAAGTAGATTTGATTAAAGGATTCTTACAAAAGGTTGTACCTGGGCTTACAAATGAAGACTCGATTGATGATGCTTACAATAAGTACGAGGAACAAGCGAGAGAAGAAGAAATCAATCAATTTGCAACTGGTATGGGCCTTCCAAGTAGTGATTTAAAGGAATACATCGAGGAGTACGAATACAGCAACATCATTGATCAAACGAAGATAAGTGATTCTTTACAAGTCAGTTTACTCGTGAAAAGTCAAATGGCGCATAATATTATTTCATTTATTCAAGAGAATACAGAGCGTTATTCTGTTTGA
- a CDS encoding DUF3800 domain-containing protein, whose protein sequence is MRYSIFFDESNKLDNEKKYSYYGAFGCDTEKTRQLNIGVEKVFERFGKKSEFHFTEYKNDRNLNAAFCFLHFFINLDLQVNIFIVNNKRALHMAAERNLATKDLRKLFYVKIPERLFYGLTREQDFDHNMVDIYLDHSPEYGGMRVYSKIKEQMNAHSLYRQLNYQVNTVKSKKSEESYAIQMIDMLLGIIVYLIEKSYLGISKKDIVKSDLIYRFLIEESNLEKFQKQVNIFKWDESEINSIEKVPMSEYLSEFMMSKSKFDIQEMSKIITITSNNPGIGMKNLREKLGYSSNMLQLLFGYQRQIKGEKRNQDILDTYHTIFEEPTV, encoded by the coding sequence ATGAGATATTCGATTTTCTTCGATGAATCCAATAAATTAGATAATGAAAAAAAGTATTCTTATTACGGCGCATTTGGTTGTGACACAGAAAAAACAAGACAATTGAATATAGGTGTAGAAAAAGTATTCGAACGATTCGGTAAAAAAAGTGAGTTTCACTTTACTGAATATAAAAATGATCGAAATCTTAATGCGGCATTTTGTTTCCTTCATTTTTTTATTAACTTAGACCTGCAAGTCAATATTTTTATAGTAAATAACAAACGAGCACTACATATGGCGGCAGAAAGAAATCTTGCAACCAAAGATTTAAGGAAACTTTTTTACGTGAAAATACCTGAAAGGCTATTTTATGGGCTAACTAGGGAACAGGACTTTGATCATAATATGGTTGATATTTACCTCGATCACAGTCCAGAGTATGGGGGCATGCGGGTATACTCTAAAATTAAAGAGCAAATGAATGCCCATTCGTTGTACAGGCAATTAAATTATCAAGTAAATACGGTTAAGTCTAAAAAGTCCGAAGAGTCCTATGCTATACAGATGATCGATATGCTACTGGGAATCATTGTATACCTAATTGAAAAATCGTATTTGGGTATTAGTAAGAAAGATATTGTTAAAAGTGATCTTATTTATCGCTTTCTGATTGAAGAAAGTAATCTTGAAAAGTTTCAAAAACAAGTCAATATATTTAAATGGGATGAAAGTGAAATCAATTCAATTGAAAAAGTGCCCATGAGTGAGTATCTATCTGAATTTATGATGTCTAAATCTAAATTTGATATTCAAGAGATGAGCAAAATTATAACTATAACTTCTAATAATCCAGGGATTGGCATGAAAAACCTTCGTGAAAAACTAGGGTACTCTAGTAATATGTTGCAACTTTTATTTGGTTATCAGAGGCAAATAAAAGGCGAAAAGAGAAACCAGGATATTTTAGATACTTATCATACAATTTTTGAGGAGCCTACTGTTTAA
- a CDS encoding DUF1871 family protein has protein sequence MNHYQIVKEVINEWDPMHLLRYTSEDEYDPEIRLIVSALPTASVEKLALVIHQVFEKMFSRSGAPSINNCYPSALNIWNKIYNNKFPNLKNLN, from the coding sequence ATGAACCACTACCAAATTGTAAAAGAAGTAATTAATGAATGGGACCCGATGCACCTTTTACGTTACACATCTGAGGATGAATATGATCCAGAAATAAGACTTATTGTATCGGCATTACCAACTGCATCTGTTGAAAAGTTAGCTTTAGTGATACATCAGGTCTTTGAAAAAATGTTTTCGAGGAGTGGAGCACCTTCGATTAATAATTGTTATCCCAGTGCATTAAATATATGGAACAAAATTTATAATAATAAATTCCCGAATTTAAAAAATCTAAATTAA
- a CDS encoding restriction endonuclease subunit S, which produces MMKYSRYKNDVPIIRFKSYKKSWTKVYLNSIAKKITRKNNDLKVENVISNSAKYGLVKQREYFDKDIANRSNIGGYYVIEKDEFVYNPRISNNAPYGPVSKYNYDEPGIVSPLYLCFSVNNINTDFLFYFFKSNRWYRHIYINGDTGVRHDRVSINDAKFFELELSIPTKEEQVQIAKFFMLIDKRIERQQEKVDLLKEQKKGYSQKIFSQELRFQDEDGERFPKWEKYRLREITNRVVRKNKELQSTLVLTISAQEGLIDQERYFNRSVASANLEGYSLLKSGEFAYNKSYSEGYPFGAIKRLNRYDMGVLSSLYICFQPNEQKVHSDFLEQYFESDRWHKEVSMISVEGARNHGLLNISIVDFFETIHELPTLSEQIKISNILKTFDKKIEVEQEKLVALQEHKKGFMQKMFL; this is translated from the coding sequence ATGATGAAGTATTCACGATATAAAAACGATGTGCCAATTATTCGCTTTAAGAGCTATAAAAAGAGTTGGACTAAAGTATATTTAAATTCAATAGCGAAAAAAATCACTCGGAAAAATAATGATCTTAAGGTTGAAAATGTTATTTCAAATTCTGCAAAATATGGATTGGTTAAACAAAGAGAGTATTTTGATAAAGATATTGCTAATAGGTCGAATATTGGTGGTTACTATGTTATTGAAAAAGATGAATTTGTATATAATCCCCGAATTTCTAATAACGCGCCATATGGTCCTGTTAGTAAATATAATTATGATGAACCTGGTATAGTATCCCCGTTGTACTTATGCTTTTCAGTTAATAATATAAATACAGACTTTTTATTCTATTTTTTTAAATCTAATAGATGGTATAGGCATATTTATATTAATGGTGATACAGGAGTAAGGCATGATCGTGTCAGTATAAACGATGCAAAGTTTTTTGAGTTAGAACTTTCTATACCTACCAAAGAAGAGCAAGTCCAAATAGCGAAATTCTTTATGTTAATTGATAAAAGAATTGAAAGACAACAAGAAAAAGTGGATTTGTTAAAAGAACAGAAAAAGGGCTACTCGCAGAAGATTTTTAGTCAAGAATTAAGATTTCAGGATGAGGATGGAGAGAGATTTCCAAAGTGGGAAAAGTACCGCCTTCGCGAAATTACAAACAGGGTAGTTAGAAAGAATAAGGAATTGCAATCTACTTTAGTTTTAACTATCTCTGCACAGGAGGGATTGATTGATCAGGAAAGATATTTTAATAGATCTGTCGCCTCCGCTAACCTAGAGGGATATTCCCTCCTTAAGAGTGGTGAATTTGCATATAATAAGAGCTATTCGGAAGGTTATCCATTTGGTGCAATAAAAAGACTGAATAGGTATGATATGGGTGTTTTGTCATCATTATATATATGTTTTCAACCCAATGAACAAAAAGTTCATAGTGATTTCTTAGAGCAATATTTTGAATCTGATAGATGGCATAAGGAGGTTTCTATGATTTCTGTAGAAGGTGCGCGTAATCATGGACTTTTAAATATTTCAATAGTAGATTTCTTTGAGACTATTCATGAATTACCAACATTATCAGAGCAAATAAAAATATCTAACATTCTTAAAACGTTTGATAAGAAAATTGAAGTGGAACAGGAAAAACTTGTGGCATTACAGGAACATAAAAAAGGATTTATGCAAAAAATGTTTTTATAG
- a CDS encoding DUF6119 family protein, with protein sequence MAKVNIYKIDEDRHRAFKDNMTEKLTLSRNRVIAQEEVEGLESDIVFTLYRSGENDNKNVSWEWILSVFEDDILQTKVQPRAVVVVEYEDEMYALTFGHSYFLVDKYCDRNFAFSFARKMNYKEIRTTALTSPNSQRNKTINTYIDYSSLEFDSGESFTKLKAKVSQPTDFDLYSELIEVGNSLKFTLKENSIQSICKLIIHIIEILAGEDIYKIPVFSKISDKELLEVLDKELEEEIQQGTASINISEIDIIGATEIFNNNDTTFTIGYKGKSEEISILSQEEIDKFTKKNELEMHGVLLDIKVVSYYNGAPVRTDKIRNLIDYVNDERRCILSKGDWYHFNDDYQEYLEDSIAEIDVIYNPDYDFTVGIHDDFIGVKYLEEGDDLKYEEMEERDVLKKLKQKYYAERVFNTIREQKDGFTNYDREEERVGQSKVELMDLYKDQTMYAVKIGNASSKLCYAVDQSISSLRLYKHNSLEGMPVIKNVAVWFILERKTKLGLENGKPTINELDMLMLKNKLDIWKKEVRVLGYNPVIYINYRS encoded by the coding sequence TTGGCGAAAGTTAATATATATAAAATAGATGAAGATAGACATAGGGCATTCAAAGATAATATGACCGAAAAATTAACTTTAAGTCGAAACCGTGTTATTGCTCAAGAAGAAGTTGAAGGTCTTGAAAGTGATATTGTGTTTACACTGTATAGATCTGGTGAAAATGATAACAAAAATGTTTCTTGGGAATGGATTCTATCGGTTTTTGAAGATGATATTTTACAAACCAAAGTTCAACCAAGAGCTGTAGTAGTGGTTGAATATGAGGATGAAATGTATGCTTTAACATTTGGACATTCTTACTTTCTAGTCGATAAATACTGCGATCGTAATTTCGCCTTTTCTTTCGCAAGAAAAATGAATTATAAAGAAATAAGAACAACAGCTTTAACGTCACCGAATTCCCAAAGAAATAAGACTATTAACACTTATATAGATTATAGTAGCCTAGAATTTGATAGTGGGGAATCATTTACGAAGCTGAAGGCGAAAGTAAGCCAACCAACAGATTTTGATTTGTATAGTGAGTTGATTGAAGTCGGTAACTCTTTGAAATTTACGCTTAAAGAGAATAGCATACAAAGTATTTGTAAGTTAATCATACATATTATTGAGATATTGGCAGGCGAAGATATTTACAAAATTCCGGTTTTTAGTAAAATTTCAGATAAAGAGCTGTTGGAAGTATTGGATAAAGAGTTAGAAGAGGAAATACAGCAAGGAACAGCATCTATAAATATTTCTGAAATCGATATAATAGGAGCAACGGAAATATTTAACAATAATGATACAACCTTTACTATTGGATACAAGGGAAAGTCTGAAGAAATTTCAATATTGAGCCAAGAAGAGATAGATAAGTTTACAAAAAAGAATGAATTAGAAATGCATGGGGTTTTATTGGATATAAAAGTGGTGAGTTATTACAACGGCGCCCCAGTCCGAACTGATAAAATACGCAATCTAATTGACTACGTCAACGATGAACGAAGGTGCATTCTTTCGAAGGGAGATTGGTATCACTTCAACGATGATTATCAGGAATACTTGGAGGATTCTATAGCGGAAATAGATGTAATATATAACCCAGATTATGATTTTACAGTAGGGATACATGATGATTTTATAGGTGTTAAATACCTAGAAGAAGGCGACGATTTAAAGTATGAGGAAATGGAAGAACGAGATGTTTTGAAGAAATTGAAACAGAAGTATTATGCGGAACGTGTTTTTAACACTATAAGAGAACAGAAGGATGGTTTTACAAATTACGATAGGGAAGAAGAAAGGGTCGGTCAATCCAAAGTAGAACTTATGGATTTGTACAAAGATCAAACTATGTATGCTGTAAAGATTGGCAACGCATCCTCCAAGCTTTGTTATGCTGTGGATCAATCAATTAGCTCTTTACGATTGTATAAACATAATTCATTGGAAGGTATGCCTGTGATAAAAAACGTGGCTGTTTGGTTTATTTTGGAAAGGAAGACCAAGTTGGGTTTAGAAAATGGAAAACCGACAATAAATGAATTGGACATGTTAATGCTAAAGAATAAGTTGGATATTTGGAAAAAAGAAGTTAGAGTGCTTGGGTACAATCCAGTGATATATATAAATTATCGAAGTTAG
- a CDS encoding DUF6141 family protein — MDKKTKVVYREIQRPQQVWLWVLILLEAAYMWYWFIQQIIFGVPIGNNPAPDLVTIIFWILFGVALPVLMLGVLKLIIEVRIDGLYVRLFPLHIQYKQYLFKEISNYETLTYSPLKRFGGLGIRFNAKGETAYNLNGKKGIELRLKHNKVVIGTQKPDELKKAIDSVLKVQ; from the coding sequence GTGGATAAAAAAACTAAAGTTGTGTATCGAGAAATTCAACGACCACAACAAGTTTGGTTATGGGTGCTGATTTTATTGGAGGCTGCCTATATGTGGTACTGGTTCATTCAGCAAATTATTTTTGGTGTGCCAATAGGTAATAATCCTGCCCCAGATTTGGTTACAATTATTTTTTGGATACTTTTTGGAGTTGCTTTACCAGTGTTAATGCTTGGAGTATTGAAGTTAATAATTGAAGTTCGTATTGATGGACTATATGTGCGTTTATTTCCTCTTCATATTCAATATAAGCAGTACCTATTTAAAGAGATTAGTAACTATGAAACACTCACTTATAGCCCTCTTAAACGTTTTGGAGGTTTGGGGATTCGTTTTAACGCTAAGGGTGAAACGGCTTATAACTTGAATGGAAAAAAAGGGATTGAATTAAGGTTGAAGCATAACAAAGTGGTAATCGGTACTCAAAAACCAGATGAATTAAAAAAGGCAATAGATTCAGTACTAAAAGTACAATAA
- a CDS encoding type I restriction-modification system subunit M, with protein sequence MTTSEKQRKQQAELHKKLWNMANNLRGQMEASEFKNYILGLIFYRFLSEKIEERVTKLLEHDNLSYGEAWKNEQYRVVLTEMLLKEVGYVIEPQHLFSSMFREIEKGENGNFDTELLQRAVNSVTESTLGAESQADFEHLFDDLDLSSARLGRDVKTRSTLIAKIIVNVNDIPFLHDDVDIDVLGDAYEYLISQFAATAGKKAGEFYTPQQVSKVIAKIVTKDKNDLKSIYDPTCGSGSLLLRVAKEANVRKFYGQELTSTTYNLARMNMLLHDVSYQNFNIQNSDTLEDPRHIGMRFEAVVANPPYSAKWSSDDSFKDDERFSAYGRLAPRSRADFAFVQHMIHHLDDNGTMAVVLPHGVLFREAGEGVIRKYLIEDKNYLDAIIGLPANIFFGTGIPTCILVFKKCREADANILFIDASSDFEKGKNQNVLTDENVEKIVETYKSRETLEKYSYTATLDEVKENDYNLNIPRYVDTFEEEKPVDLKVVAKRLKDVEEEISEINQELAKYFEELEV encoded by the coding sequence ATGACAACATCTGAAAAACAAAGAAAGCAACAAGCTGAATTACATAAAAAACTATGGAATATGGCCAATAATCTTCGAGGACAAATGGAAGCGAGTGAATTTAAGAACTATATTTTAGGCTTAATCTTCTATCGGTTTTTATCTGAAAAAATAGAAGAACGAGTTACAAAGTTGTTGGAACATGACAATCTAAGTTATGGAGAAGCTTGGAAAAACGAACAGTATCGAGTGGTACTTACTGAAATGTTATTAAAAGAGGTTGGCTATGTAATTGAACCTCAACACCTTTTTTCTTCAATGTTCCGAGAAATTGAAAAAGGGGAAAATGGAAACTTTGATACGGAACTATTGCAAAGGGCAGTCAATTCAGTGACAGAGTCTACACTTGGTGCAGAAAGTCAAGCAGACTTTGAGCATTTGTTCGATGACCTGGATTTATCATCTGCTAGATTAGGACGCGATGTGAAAACCCGTTCTACTCTAATTGCTAAGATTATTGTAAATGTTAATGACATTCCGTTTTTGCATGACGATGTCGACATTGATGTCTTGGGTGATGCGTATGAATATCTTATTTCTCAGTTCGCAGCAACGGCTGGAAAGAAAGCTGGCGAGTTTTACACGCCACAACAGGTTTCAAAGGTAATTGCTAAAATTGTTACAAAGGATAAAAATGACCTGAAAAGCATTTATGATCCGACTTGTGGTTCAGGCTCATTATTGCTTCGTGTTGCAAAAGAAGCTAACGTTCGGAAATTTTATGGGCAAGAATTGACATCTACAACGTATAACTTGGCACGGATGAACATGTTGCTGCACGATGTATCCTATCAGAACTTTAATATTCAGAATTCGGATACATTGGAAGACCCACGCCATATTGGTATGCGATTTGAAGCAGTTGTTGCAAATCCTCCTTACAGTGCAAAATGGAGTTCGGATGACTCATTTAAAGACGATGAGCGATTCAGTGCATATGGTCGGTTAGCACCAAGATCAAGAGCAGACTTCGCTTTTGTTCAACACATGATTCACCACCTAGACGATAACGGAACAATGGCAGTCGTCTTGCCACATGGTGTGTTATTCAGGGAAGCAGGAGAAGGCGTTATCCGCAAATACCTTATTGAAGATAAGAACTATCTAGATGCGATTATTGGACTTCCTGCCAACATTTTCTTCGGTACGGGTATTCCGACATGTATTTTAGTTTTTAAAAAATGCCGGGAAGCAGATGCCAACATCTTATTCATCGATGCGTCAAGTGATTTTGAGAAAGGAAAAAATCAAAATGTACTAACCGATGAAAATGTTGAGAAAATAGTTGAAACTTATAAGTCTCGTGAAACGCTCGAAAAGTATTCGTATACTGCGACGTTGGATGAAGTTAAAGAGAATGACTACAACCTAAACATCCCTCGCTATGTTGATACGTTTGAAGAAGAAAAACCTGTTGATTTAAAGGTTGTTGCGAAACGGTTGAAAGATGTAGAGGAAGAGATTTCTGAGATAAATCAGGAACTGGCGAAATATTTTGAGGAATTGGAAGTGTGA